From the genome of Dickeya aquatica, one region includes:
- the solI gene encoding solanimycin biosynthesis cytochrome P450 SolI, whose product MTKQLQDVVEDVNAIPLEKLNPARRDRFVNATELPVFERLRREDPVHFTPESEFGPYWSVTLWDDIRAVGNNYRDFTSTQNIDLKTIEEKDKLEAAMQALGHERRKNIGFLTMDPPEHTKHRKAVTPAVAPSSLSKMAPIMRERAGIILDSLPTGEPFDWVDRVSKEMTAAVLATLLDFPFEARRKLTYWSDVLMFEPGHGPVTSWEQKAEETIKCYQVFEELWEKRRNAPPGYDLLSILAHHPDTREMTLEQYRGTIVLLIIGGNDTTRNTISSSLYLLNKYPDEFAKLRANPQLVMPMVSETLRFHPPVNFMSRVATHDVELHGKTIKKGDRVVMWYTSGNRDALAIEEPDTFSIDRERARRHLSFGVGIHTCIGSRLAEMQLTIIWEEILKRFSRIEVLEEPERNYSNFLHGFDSLNVIIHKD is encoded by the coding sequence ATGACGAAACAATTACAGGATGTGGTTGAGGATGTGAATGCTATCCCGTTAGAGAAATTGAACCCTGCACGCCGCGATCGCTTCGTGAATGCCACAGAATTACCGGTATTCGAGCGTCTGCGACGTGAAGACCCGGTTCATTTCACACCCGAAAGTGAGTTTGGGCCGTACTGGTCAGTGACCCTGTGGGACGATATTCGCGCCGTTGGTAATAACTACCGTGATTTCACTTCTACCCAGAATATCGACCTGAAGACTATTGAAGAGAAAGATAAACTTGAAGCGGCCATGCAGGCACTCGGCCATGAGCGGCGCAAGAATATCGGTTTTCTTACGATGGACCCGCCTGAGCATACCAAACACCGCAAGGCCGTTACCCCAGCGGTTGCACCCTCAAGCCTGTCGAAAATGGCCCCGATTATGCGCGAGCGGGCGGGCATCATTCTCGATAGTTTACCGACAGGCGAGCCCTTTGACTGGGTAGACCGGGTATCCAAAGAGATGACCGCAGCGGTGCTGGCAACGTTGCTTGATTTTCCGTTTGAAGCGCGCCGCAAGCTGACCTATTGGTCTGACGTACTGATGTTCGAGCCGGGACATGGCCCGGTCACAAGCTGGGAGCAAAAAGCCGAAGAGACGATTAAATGCTATCAGGTGTTTGAAGAACTCTGGGAAAAACGCCGCAATGCACCGCCAGGCTATGACCTTCTTTCAATACTGGCGCATCACCCGGATACGCGCGAGATGACCCTGGAGCAGTACCGTGGCACCATCGTATTGCTGATTATTGGCGGTAACGACACCACGCGTAACACCATTTCAAGCAGCCTGTATTTGCTCAATAAATACCCGGACGAATTTGCCAAGCTCCGGGCCAATCCGCAACTGGTGATGCCGATGGTATCGGAAACGCTGCGCTTTCATCCGCCGGTGAATTTTATGAGCCGTGTTGCCACTCATGATGTTGAATTGCATGGTAAAACCATCAAGAAAGGCGATCGCGTGGTGATGTGGTATACCTCCGGCAACCGCGATGCGCTGGCCATTGAAGAACCGGATACCTTTAGCATTGACCGCGAGCGTGCCCGTCGTCATCTCTCCTTTGGCGTCGGTATCCATACCTGCATTGGCAGCCGACTGGCTGAAATGCAATTAACGATTATCTGGGAAGAGATCCTTAAACGTTTTTCCAGAATCGAGGTGCTGGAGGAGCCGGAGCGCAATTACTCTAACTTTTTGCATGGTTTTGACAGCCTGAACGTCATCATCCACAAAGACTGA
- a CDS encoding non-ribosomal peptide synthetase, whose product MTDFDDLLQTLDEGNIALSLEGESLVIKAAKGSLTPDIKAALRAHKSALVDALRQGRRLSPTGGEGRAGEPVNRITPQTTHLTPEMLPLIDLTPAEIAHIVESVPGGVANVQDIYALTPLQEGILFLHQLSEKGDPYLQFARISLANREVMTRYVEAVQHTVDRHDILRTAFFSRGLSRAAQVVLRHAPVQVTEITLDPANGPVMAQLVERYHPAHYRIDLTQAPLLSLYTAQDPVSGRFEMLMLLHHLIDDIASLQIMIRDIRAFLMGQGQSLPAPQPFRRLIASVRNGTTQAEHEQFFRQMLGDIDAPTLAFGMSAGTADNTGVTELRQNIEPGVVARLRAQARRLGVSMGSLCHLVWGQVMARASDSDTVVFGTILLGRLQAGEGADQIMGPFINTLPLRLDLGNVGVQESVRQTHKRLAALLGHEHASLSLAQRCSGIAPPTPLFNVLFNYRHNQQSEDESVDTTGERDEVEWHGFEEHTDYPLTVSVDDFGETLRLHVLAAAPLSAQRIAGYLQQTMKSLADALDNAPATPMQALEILPPGERAQLLVDWNATTAPYPADIPVHRLFEQQVARTPHAVAVIEGEEQVSYSRLNQRANHLAQVLVAHGVQPGDFVALLLPRGMTLLAATLAILKVGAAYVPLDPQAPQERVRWVIDDCAARVLISDAHQALAADINLPVIDVHSTEGVNAGADAVDVPMSASAPAYVIYTSGSTGVPKGVVIPHYAINRLVINSSISDFGPGTRMTLDASPAFDASTLEIWGPLLNGGTCVVIDQDTLLDPAALIRTLERHEVNLVWLTIGLFSQLCNELIPVFPRFRAVFFGGDVIDPNIIAHVLRAAPMAKLVNCYGPTETTTFATIYPIHDVVDNTSSIPIGRPIGNTRLYVLDKHQHPVPVGAVGELYIGGDGVALGYMNRDDLTAERFIADPFVADPHARLYRTGDLVRYQDDGNVLFIGRNDQQVKLRGFRIELGEIETRLTEHPLVENALVIAVDNGSGKHLVAYVVGAGLQAPEAAFSEAELRDYLSTRLPDYMVPTRIVALAQFPLHASGKVNRKALPAVELSDSAVYRAPRNTGEAVLCELYAELLQQPHIGIDDDFFALGGHSILATGLIARIRARLGIELPVRLLFENPTVAKLAKQLDEHAKVRKPLTRVEPRPDPLPISYSQQLMWVGHTVRGGSSLNTPIVVSLEGELDVVALTAALYDLVERHEPLRTRFAVVDGQSVQVIEPFAQVHFDVPYTQVDAGQVPLAVLTAITSLFDLSVDLPFRPSILRVGPQKHILVLLFHHIACDAFSLAPLTRDITLAYTARLAGHAPQFTPLPAQYADYAVWHRELLGDPDDANSLYAEQLAYWKTTLAGVPQTLALPQDYPRPAKPSYRGELVPLQINVDLHQRLSELARERNMTLSMVLQAALGIYYTQLGAGTDIPLGAISAGRSDEALHNLVGCFLTQWVMRVDTSGDPTVNEVLARVRAQALSSYGHQDIPYLKLVSELLPERPLSHYPLYQTMMILQNAPSEALNVPGLNARLYPVHSGHAKWDLYFTLYEEYSETGEPLGMAGILEYAVDLFRRETAERMAAGYLATLEAVVANPNASIHQLTTPEKANPAKGAARAVQSPVVGMAADDFRPLITLQQGDSTSIPLCCVPGAGASVTDFLPFIQALPREQTVYGFMPKGGDGAGEPDPSVEAAALRNLMALHQAGIGEKTPIHLLGHSFGGQVAFEMASRLAAQGGVVASLTLIDAEAPLGRNASSVTPGLAACMREYVESIGFTLEMALEIDESLYARHDIEQMLSAVHQHLSRAGKIPASSSARLLQGPWQTFYAARQTQYRPSARYHGPVNLIQVRDPWKQPDADSQRRYDDAAGWAYWIDKLETLAGPAQHFTVLKAPHAAELARGWLESAAVKE is encoded by the coding sequence ATGACTGATTTTGATGACCTGTTGCAGACACTGGATGAGGGCAACATCGCTTTGTCACTTGAGGGTGAATCCTTGGTCATCAAGGCCGCGAAGGGGTCACTGACCCCGGATATCAAGGCGGCGTTGCGAGCGCATAAATCAGCGCTCGTTGACGCCCTGCGTCAGGGGCGGAGGCTCTCCCCAACAGGCGGGGAGGGCCGGGCTGGCGAACCGGTAAATCGGATAACGCCGCAGACCACCCACCTGACGCCAGAGATGCTGCCATTGATTGATCTCACACCGGCCGAGATTGCGCATATTGTCGAAAGCGTGCCGGGTGGTGTTGCCAATGTGCAGGATATCTACGCCCTGACACCCTTGCAGGAAGGGATCCTGTTTTTGCATCAACTGAGCGAAAAAGGGGACCCATATCTCCAGTTTGCCCGCATTTCGCTGGCGAACCGTGAGGTGATGACACGCTATGTTGAGGCGGTACAGCACACCGTTGACCGGCACGATATTCTGCGCACCGCCTTTTTCTCCCGCGGGTTGTCGCGTGCCGCGCAGGTGGTGCTGCGTCATGCGCCGGTGCAGGTGACGGAAATAACACTGGATCCGGCCAACGGCCCGGTGATGGCGCAACTGGTAGAGCGCTATCACCCCGCGCACTACCGCATTGACCTGACGCAGGCACCGCTGCTGAGTTTGTACACCGCACAAGACCCTGTCAGCGGGCGTTTTGAGATGCTGATGCTGCTGCATCACCTGATAGACGATATCGCCTCGTTGCAGATAATGATCCGTGATATTCGCGCCTTTCTGATGGGGCAGGGTCAGTCACTGCCAGCACCGCAACCCTTCCGCCGGTTGATTGCCAGTGTGCGCAACGGGACGACGCAGGCGGAGCACGAGCAGTTCTTCCGGCAGATGCTGGGGGATATTGATGCACCGACGCTGGCATTTGGCATGTCGGCCGGTACGGCAGATAACACTGGGGTGACGGAGCTACGCCAGAATATCGAGCCAGGCGTTGTCGCCCGCTTGCGTGCGCAGGCGCGCCGTCTTGGCGTCAGCATGGGCAGCCTTTGTCATCTGGTGTGGGGGCAGGTGATGGCGCGTGCCAGCGACAGCGATACCGTGGTGTTCGGCACCATCCTGCTCGGCCGTTTGCAGGCCGGGGAGGGGGCCGACCAGATCATGGGGCCGTTCATTAACACGCTGCCTCTGCGCCTTGATTTAGGCAATGTGGGTGTGCAAGAGAGTGTCCGTCAAACGCACAAACGTCTGGCGGCATTACTGGGTCATGAACACGCTTCGCTCAGTCTGGCTCAACGCTGTAGCGGGATTGCGCCGCCAACCCCGTTGTTCAATGTGTTATTCAACTACCGCCATAACCAGCAGTCTGAAGACGAAAGTGTGGATACCACCGGCGAGCGTGATGAGGTGGAATGGCACGGCTTCGAGGAGCATACCGACTACCCGCTGACCGTCTCGGTGGATGATTTTGGCGAAACGCTGCGCCTGCATGTGCTGGCGGCGGCACCGCTGTCGGCACAGCGGATTGCCGGTTATCTCCAGCAGACCATGAAAAGCCTGGCTGATGCGCTGGATAACGCCCCGGCAACGCCGATGCAGGCGCTGGAGATCCTCCCGCCCGGCGAACGTGCCCAACTGCTGGTTGACTGGAACGCGACGACGGCTCCCTATCCGGCGGATATACCCGTTCACCGTCTGTTTGAGCAGCAGGTGGCACGAACCCCGCACGCGGTAGCAGTTATTGAGGGGGAAGAGCAGGTAAGTTATAGCCGCCTGAACCAGCGTGCTAACCATCTGGCACAGGTGCTGGTTGCTCATGGCGTACAGCCGGGGGATTTTGTTGCGTTGTTGCTGCCGCGTGGCATGACCTTGCTGGCGGCGACGCTTGCCATACTCAAGGTAGGGGCGGCTTACGTGCCGCTGGATCCGCAAGCACCGCAAGAGCGCGTGCGCTGGGTTATTGATGATTGCGCTGCCCGCGTGCTGATAAGCGATGCGCATCAGGCACTGGCAGCAGATATCAACCTGCCGGTAATCGATGTGCATAGCACGGAGGGGGTAAACGCGGGTGCGGATGCGGTTGACGTACCAATGTCTGCCAGTGCTCCGGCCTATGTCATTTACACCTCCGGCTCCACCGGTGTACCGAAAGGTGTCGTCATACCGCACTATGCCATCAATCGGCTGGTCATCAATAGCAGCATTAGCGACTTTGGGCCAGGTACGCGTATGACTCTGGACGCCAGTCCGGCCTTTGACGCCAGCACGCTGGAAATATGGGGACCGTTACTCAATGGCGGTACCTGCGTGGTGATTGATCAGGATACCTTGCTGGATCCGGCTGCGCTGATTCGGACTCTGGAACGTCATGAGGTCAATCTGGTGTGGCTGACCATCGGTCTGTTCAGCCAGCTTTGCAACGAGTTGATTCCGGTATTTCCTCGCTTCAGGGCGGTGTTTTTCGGTGGGGATGTTATCGATCCCAATATCATTGCCCATGTGTTGCGTGCAGCACCAATGGCGAAACTGGTGAACTGTTACGGCCCGACGGAAACCACCACGTTTGCCACCATTTATCCGATCCACGATGTGGTGGATAACACATCCAGCATCCCTATCGGACGGCCTATCGGCAACACCCGGCTCTATGTGCTGGATAAACACCAGCACCCGGTGCCAGTCGGTGCGGTCGGCGAGCTGTATATCGGTGGCGATGGCGTGGCGCTGGGCTATATGAACCGCGACGATTTAACTGCCGAGCGTTTCATCGCCGACCCGTTTGTCGCTGACCCGCACGCGCGGCTGTATCGTACCGGCGACCTGGTGCGTTATCAGGACGACGGCAATGTGCTGTTTATCGGCCGTAACGATCAACAGGTCAAGCTGCGCGGTTTTCGTATTGAACTGGGGGAGATAGAAACGCGTCTGACGGAACATCCGTTGGTTGAGAATGCCCTGGTGATAGCGGTGGATAACGGTAGCGGCAAGCATCTGGTGGCCTACGTGGTTGGTGCAGGTTTGCAGGCCCCTGAGGCCGCGTTCTCTGAGGCAGAATTGCGGGATTACCTCAGTACGCGCCTGCCTGACTATATGGTGCCGACACGTATCGTTGCGCTGGCACAATTCCCGCTTCATGCAAGCGGAAAAGTGAACCGCAAGGCGCTGCCTGCGGTGGAATTGAGCGACTCGGCGGTCTATCGCGCGCCGCGCAATACCGGTGAGGCGGTGCTGTGCGAGCTGTATGCCGAATTGCTCCAGCAGCCGCACATCGGCATTGACGATGACTTCTTTGCGCTGGGTGGGCACTCCATTCTGGCGACCGGATTAATCGCCCGTATCCGTGCCCGATTGGGGATTGAGCTGCCGGTGCGGTTACTGTTTGAAAACCCGACGGTGGCGAAACTGGCGAAACAGCTTGATGAACACGCGAAAGTGCGCAAACCGTTGACCCGCGTGGAGCCGCGACCGGATCCGCTGCCCATCTCTTACAGCCAGCAACTGATGTGGGTGGGGCATACTGTCCGTGGCGGTTCGTCACTCAATACGCCGATTGTCGTCTCGCTTGAAGGCGAACTGGATGTGGTTGCGTTAACGGCCGCGTTGTACGACCTGGTGGAACGGCATGAACCGCTGCGCACCCGGTTTGCGGTGGTGGATGGCCAGTCGGTTCAGGTCATCGAGCCCTTTGCTCAGGTTCACTTCGATGTTCCGTACACGCAGGTGGACGCCGGGCAAGTACCCCTGGCGGTGTTGACGGCGATTACCTCGCTATTCGACCTGTCGGTCGATTTGCCGTTCCGCCCGTCAATACTGCGGGTGGGGCCGCAAAAACATATTCTGGTGCTGCTGTTTCACCATATTGCCTGTGACGCCTTTTCACTGGCACCGCTGACGCGGGATATCACGCTGGCTTACACCGCGCGTCTTGCCGGTCATGCACCGCAGTTTACGCCGCTGCCTGCTCAGTATGCCGACTACGCCGTGTGGCACCGCGAGCTGCTCGGCGACCCTGACGATGCGAACAGCCTGTATGCCGAACAACTGGCGTACTGGAAAACCACCCTTGCCGGGGTGCCGCAAACGCTGGCGCTGCCGCAAGACTACCCACGCCCGGCTAAACCCAGCTACCGTGGCGAACTGGTGCCGTTGCAGATCAATGTCGATTTGCACCAGCGCCTGAGCGAGCTGGCCCGTGAGCGCAACATGACGCTCTCGATGGTGTTGCAGGCGGCGCTCGGCATCTATTACACCCAGCTTGGCGCAGGCACTGATATTCCGCTGGGCGCGATTTCAGCCGGTCGCAGCGATGAAGCGCTGCATAACCTGGTGGGGTGCTTCCTGACGCAGTGGGTGATGCGCGTTGATACCTCCGGCGACCCCACCGTGAATGAGGTGCTCGCACGGGTGCGCGCGCAGGCACTCAGTTCGTATGGGCATCAGGATATTCCTTACCTGAAACTGGTCAGTGAATTATTGCCGGAGCGCCCGCTGTCGCACTACCCGTTGTACCAGACCATGATGATCCTGCAAAACGCCCCCTCGGAAGCCCTCAACGTGCCGGGGTTGAACGCGCGGCTTTATCCGGTACACAGCGGGCATGCCAAGTGGGATCTCTATTTCACGCTGTATGAAGAATACAGCGAGACGGGGGAACCGCTGGGGATGGCAGGCATTCTGGAGTATGCCGTCGATCTGTTCCGTCGTGAAACCGCCGAGCGTATGGCGGCCGGTTATCTCGCAACGCTGGAGGCGGTGGTCGCCAATCCGAACGCGTCTATCCATCAACTGACTACGCCTGAGAAGGCAAACCCGGCGAAGGGGGCTGCACGCGCGGTGCAATCACCGGTGGTGGGCATGGCAGCGGATGATTTCAGACCACTTATCACCTTACAGCAGGGCGATAGCACCAGCATCCCGCTGTGTTGTGTGCCAGGCGCGGGGGCGAGCGTGACGGATTTTCTGCCGTTCATACAGGCGTTGCCCCGGGAGCAGACGGTCTATGGCTTCATGCCAAAAGGAGGGGATGGAGCCGGTGAACCTGACCCTTCGGTAGAAGCGGCGGCGCTGCGTAACCTGATGGCGCTTCATCAGGCTGGTATCGGTGAGAAGACGCCGATTCATCTGCTGGGTCACTCTTTTGGCGGGCAGGTGGCGTTCGAGATGGCGAGTCGGCTGGCGGCCCAAGGCGGTGTGGTGGCATCGTTGACGCTTATCGACGCCGAAGCCCCGTTGGGCCGCAACGCATCATCAGTGACGCCGGGCCTGGCTGCATGTATGCGCGAGTATGTCGAGAGTATCGGATTCACGCTGGAGATGGCGCTGGAAATAGACGAGTCGCTGTATGCCCGTCATGACATTGAGCAGATGTTATCGGCAGTACATCAGCACCTGAGCCGTGCCGGAAAAATCCCGGCCAGCTCGTCTGCCCGGTTACTGCAAGGGCCGTGGCAAACCTTTTATGCCGCCAGACAAACGCAGTACCGCCCGAGCGCGCGTTACCACGGCCCGGTGAACCTGATTCAGGTGCGTGACCCCTGGAAACAGCCTGATGCGGACAGTCAGCGTCGGTATGACGATGCGGCAGGCTGGGCCTACTGGATAGACAAACTGGAAACCCTCGCCGGGCCCGCGCAGCACTTTACGGTGCTCAAGGCTCCCCACGCGGCCGAGCTGGCGCGCGGGTGGCTTGAGTCGGCGGCGGTGAAGGAATAG